A window from Gossypium raimondii isolate GPD5lz chromosome 7, ASM2569854v1, whole genome shotgun sequence encodes these proteins:
- the LOC105791952 gene encoding uncharacterized protein LOC105791952 has protein sequence MAKQHAWAHSAHPRSPSYLFFSVVALSFLSLIALLIYKVDNFASQTKTIVGHNLEPTPWHIFPPKNFTDESRHSRAYKIIQCSYLTCRYAATVGGAQPSEGQEEERRGLVSSRTPPQCPNFFKFIYRDLEPWMTTRISVNHINEAKEHAAFRIVIVEGKLFVDLYYACVQSRLMFTLWGILQLIKKYPGMVPDVDMMFDCMDKPTIERARVENGSLPLPLFRYCTTEAHFDIPFPDWSFWGWPEVNVEAWDEQFKEIKKGSQAQTWLKKIPRAYWKGNPDVESPIRLALMQCNDSNLWGTEIIRQDWAEEAKTGYERSKLSDQCNYRYKIYAEGYAWSVSLKYILSCGSLPLLISPQYEDFFTRALVPKLNYWPVSNIDLCRSIKFAVDWGNTNPSQAEAVGKRAQHLMESLSMDRVYDYMFHLISEYAKLQDFKPVPPSSAQQVCEESLLCFADDKQKEFLKKSAVTDGSSTPPCTLIKRPNPNFFTIWNDQKRKIIDNVKDMENRANAAIT, from the exons ATGGCGAAACAACACGCCTGGGCTCACTCTGCACACCCTCGTTCGCCTTCTTATCTCTTCTTCTCCGTCGTTGCGCTTTCTTTCCTCTCCCTTATCGCCCTCCTCATCTACAAG GTGGATAATTTTGCTTCCCAAACGAAAACCATCGTGGGTCATAATTTAGAGCCGACGCCGTGGCATATTTTCCCGCCGAAAAACTTCACCGACGAATCCCGACATTCCCGGGCTTACAAGATCATCCAATGCTCCTATCTGACTTGTCGCTACGCCGCCACCGTCGGTGGCGCTCAACCCTCGGAGGGGCAGGAGGAGGAACGACGGGGCTTAGTCTCCTCTCGTACCCCTCCACAATGCCCAAACTTTTTCAAGTTCATTTACCGTGATCTTGAACCATGGATGACGACCCGGATATCCGTTAACCACATAAATGAAGCCAAGGAACACGCGGCGTTTCGTATCGTTATTGTTGAAGGAAAATTGTTTGTCGATTTGTATTATGCTTGTGTACAAAGTAGATTGATGTTTACGCTATGGGGAATTTTACAGCTTATCAAAAAGTATCCTGGGATGGTACCTGATGTGGATATGATGTTTGATTGCATGGATAAGCCTACCATTGAAAGAGCTAGAGTTGAAAATGGGTCTTTGCCGTTGCCTCTGTTCCGGTATTGTACGACTGAGGCTCACTTTGACATCCCTTTTCCCGACTGGTCCTTTTGGGGTTG GCCAGAGGTAAATGTAGAGGCATGGGATGAGCAGTTCAAAGAAATTAAGAAGGGATCACAAGCTCAAACCTGGTTGAAGAAGATTCCCCGTGCCTATTGGAAAGGAAATCCAGATGTTGAATCTCCAATACGTCTGGCACTAATGCAATGCAATGACTCTAACTTGTGGGGTACAGAAATTATTCGTCAG GACTGGGCGGAAGAAGCAAAGACTGGGTATGAGCGGTCCAAACTATCCGATCAGTGTAATTATCG TTATAAGATCTATGCTGAAGGCTATGCTTGGTCTGTAAGCTTGAAATATATCCTATCTTGTGGTTCACTTCCTCTATTAATTTCCCCACAATACGAAGATTTCTTCACTCGTGCCCTCGTTCCCAAGTTAAACTACTGGCCTGTCTCTAACATTGATTTATGTCGCTCCATAAAGTTTGCTGTTGACTGGGGTAATACAAACCCGTCTCAG GCAGAGGCAGTCGGGAAAAGAGCGCAACATCTGATGGAAAGTTTAAGCATGGATCGGGTTTACGATTACATGTTTCACCTGATTTCAGAATATGCAAAGCTGCAAGACTTTAAGCCTGTCCCGCCCTCATCAGCTCAGCAAGTATGTGAAGAATCCTTGCTTTGCTTCGCAGATGACAAGCAAAAGGAATTCCTTAAGAAATCAGCAGTGACTGATGGTTCATCAACGCCGCCCTGCACCCTTATCAAGCGTCCCAACCCTAATTTTTTCACCATTTGGAATGATCAGAAGAGGAAAATAATTGATAATGTGAAAGATATGGAGAACAGAGCAAATGCAGCCATCACCTAG